The following are encoded together in the Flavobacteriales bacterium genome:
- a CDS encoding insulinase family protein, translating into MKSKLTIILILVALAWIGYNVNERMSKIENNYEKVQNDPMKARIYTLDNGLKVYLSVYKDAPRVQTYIATRAGSKNDPSDATGLAHYLEHMLFKGTDKYGSLDYSKEEPMLKQIEGLYEEYRQIDMSDTENRDRIWAQIDSVSGEAAKYAIANEYDKMVSNIGAKGTNAYTSAEATVYVNDIPSNQLKKWLDIEAERFRMPVFRLFHTELEAVYEEKNRGLDSDGRKMFEALLEGLFQKHTYGTQTTIGTIEHLKNPSLSEIRKYFNKNYVPNNMAICMSGDFDPDSVIHWVNQKFGSYERKEDPVFSAGVEEAITEPIVKDVFGPETERLYLGYRFPGVKDRETQVMRIIDMILSNSQAGLIDLNLNQQQKVLQASCFPYILSDYSTHILYGSPKQGQTLDELKDLLISEVEKVKSGDFPDWLIPAIISDMKLSKIKVYESNSSRANEFVQAFIQRVDWKDYVKEMEVLESISKEEVMEVAKKYYQDNYVYVRKNLGEDTDVTKVTKPAITPVEVNRDSQSEFLTKIFEDEVPNIEPDFLDYASDIKQADIGVPLLYMKNQENSRFKLFYISDRGKNHSKKLSMAIDYFNYLGTEDMSPASKKEEFYKLGCELSVNSQNEQSYITLTGLDDNFDESVRLFEKLLSDVVANEEALENLKLNTLKKRADAKLNKQTILYSGLSNYAKYGPINPFTNTLSDEEIMATTSDELIDIIRNMTSYEHRVLYYGPKSFEDAEKSIAELHTIPSELKPIQEVEDFKELDINETSVYVIDYDMKQAEILMVAKGQKFNAEKMPLIKLHNEYFGGSMGSIVFQTLRESKALAYSVYSAYSTPRENDKSHYVTAYIGTQADKLAEAMVGMNELLTTIPEVEANLENAKEAVIQKIRTERITKDRVLFNYESAKRLGYDYDSRKDIFDNIDSFEMTDLTNFHNDHMSGNDYTILVLGNKDELNIEALKEYGDVKFLSLEDVFGY; encoded by the coding sequence ATGAAAAGTAAATTAACAATCATCCTTATTCTTGTCGCTTTGGCTTGGATAGGATACAACGTCAACGAAAGAATGAGCAAAATAGAAAACAACTATGAAAAGGTTCAGAACGACCCAATGAAAGCACGTATCTACACACTAGATAACGGGCTTAAAGTTTATCTTTCTGTTTACAAAGATGCACCAAGAGTGCAAACCTATATTGCAACTAGAGCAGGAAGTAAAAACGATCCCTCTGATGCAACCGGACTAGCACATTATCTTGAGCACATGCTTTTTAAAGGGACTGACAAATACGGTTCTTTAGATTACTCAAAAGAAGAGCCTATGCTAAAACAAATAGAAGGTTTATACGAAGAATACCGTCAAATCGATATGAGTGATACCGAAAATAGAGATAGAATATGGGCACAAATTGACTCTGTTTCTGGCGAAGCTGCCAAATATGCAATCGCTAACGAATATGACAAAATGGTATCTAACATAGGTGCTAAAGGAACAAATGCCTACACCTCTGCCGAGGCTACCGTCTATGTTAACGATATACCTTCTAACCAATTGAAAAAATGGCTCGACATTGAAGCTGAACGTTTTCGTATGCCAGTATTTCGACTTTTTCATACCGAACTCGAGGCTGTATATGAAGAAAAAAATAGAGGATTAGATAGTGATGGCCGTAAGATGTTTGAAGCACTACTAGAAGGTCTTTTTCAAAAACACACCTACGGAACTCAAACAACTATTGGTACTATTGAGCACCTTAAAAACCCTTCTCTATCAGAAATTAGAAAGTACTTCAACAAGAACTATGTGCCTAACAATATGGCTATATGTATGTCCGGAGATTTTGACCCTGACTCAGTAATCCATTGGGTAAACCAAAAATTTGGTAGCTATGAGAGAAAAGAAGATCCTGTATTCTCAGCAGGTGTTGAAGAAGCTATCACTGAACCTATAGTGAAAGATGTATTTGGACCAGAAACAGAACGATTATATTTAGGTTATCGTTTCCCCGGTGTTAAAGACAGAGAAACACAAGTGATGCGTATCATCGATATGATATTGAGTAACAGCCAAGCAGGACTTATTGACCTCAACTTAAACCAACAACAAAAAGTCCTACAAGCTAGTTGTTTCCCTTACATACTTTCTGATTATAGCACACATATATTGTATGGCTCTCCTAAACAAGGACAGACTCTAGATGAATTGAAAGACTTACTAATTAGCGAAGTAGAAAAAGTGAAAAGTGGAGATTTCCCAGATTGGCTTATCCCTGCTATAATTAGTGACATGAAACTTTCTAAAATAAAAGTTTACGAAAGTAACTCAAGTAGAGCCAACGAATTCGTACAAGCCTTTATTCAACGTGTCGACTGGAAAGACTACGTCAAAGAGATGGAGGTGCTAGAAAGCATTAGCAAAGAAGAAGTGATGGAAGTCGCTAAAAAATATTACCAAGACAACTACGTATATGTACGTAAGAATTTAGGCGAAGATACGGACGTTACTAAAGTAACTAAGCCTGCTATCACACCAGTCGAAGTGAATAGAGATTCACAATCCGAATTCTTAACTAAAATCTTTGAAGATGAAGTCCCTAATATTGAGCCTGACTTCCTAGATTATGCCAGCGACATCAAACAAGCTGATATAGGTGTGCCGCTATTGTACATGAAAAATCAAGAGAATAGCCGATTTAAGTTATTCTACATTAGCGATAGAGGTAAAAACCACAGTAAAAAATTAAGCATGGCCATTGACTACTTCAACTATCTTGGTACTGAAGACATGAGTCCTGCTAGTAAAAAAGAAGAGTTTTATAAACTAGGCTGTGAACTATCTGTAAATAGCCAAAATGAACAAAGTTATATTACCCTAACAGGACTAGACGATAACTTTGATGAATCTGTAAGGCTTTTCGAAAAACTATTATCAGATGTAGTGGCTAATGAAGAGGCACTAGAAAACCTTAAACTGAATACTTTGAAAAAGAGAGCTGATGCTAAACTCAATAAGCAAACTATTCTTTATAGCGGACTGAGCAATTATGCTAAATATGGTCCTATTAATCCATTTACAAACACCCTATCAGATGAAGAAATAATGGCGACAACATCAGATGAATTGATTGATATTATTCGCAACATGACTTCCTACGAACACCGTGTGTTATACTATGGTCCAAAATCGTTTGAAGATGCAGAAAAAAGTATAGCTGAACTCCATACTATTCCTTCCGAATTGAAGCCTATCCAAGAAGTTGAAGACTTTAAAGAATTGGACATCAATGAAACTTCTGTTTATGTCATCGATTACGACATGAAACAAGCAGAAATATTAATGGTTGCGAAAGGTCAAAAATTCAATGCTGAAAAAATGCCACTTATAAAACTTCATAATGAATATTTTGGTGGTAGTATGGGAAGTATCGTTTTCCAAACACTACGTGAATCTAAGGCTTTAGCCTATTCTGTTTATAGTGCTTACAGCACTCCAAGAGAAAATGACAAATCACATTATGTAACAGCCTACATAGGTACTCAAGCTGACAAACTAGCTGAGGCTATGGTAGGTATGAACGAGCTTCTCACAACTATTCCAGAAGTCGAAGCCAACTTAGAAAATGCTAAAGAGGCCGTTATACAAAAGATTCGTACCGAACGTATCACCAAAGACCGTGTTCTTTTCAACTACGAATCGGCTAAAAGACTGGGTTACGATTACGATTCTAGAAAGGATATCTTCGACAACATCGACAGCTTCGAAATGACAGATTTAACCAACTTCCATAATGACCACATGAGTGGTAATGACTACACCATTTTGGTACTAGGAAATAAAGATGAACTGAACATTGAAGCACTAAAAGAATATGGCGATGTAAAATTCTTGTCTTTGGAAGATGTTTTCGGATACTAA